In one window of Nocardiopsis aegyptia DNA:
- a CDS encoding acyltransferase family protein — MGEEHERGRTGAHGPLRYLRRAAAATPAHRDRYIDFLRAVAISLVVLGHWLAAVIVADDGGVRGDNALAHLDWAQSLTWFFQVMPVFFLVGGYANAASMDAHRRRGGDGPGWFLGRTDRLLRPTTAFLAVLWTTALAARLLGVPPEPLGLGVWAASIPLWFLAAYLGVVLCAPAMDHLHRRHGLTVPAVLVLAVLALDGLRLGAGLPLVGQANHLLVWLALHQLGFVWRDRWTEARPGVPAALAAGGVGALVLLTAVGPYPASMVDVPGADLGNTSPPTFALLVLGLTQAALVVAVAAPVRRALRRRGPWTAVIAVNAVVLTLFLWHMTAAVLTGALVYGTGLFPQPPVDSAAWVLMRIPWLLAVLPVLLVLVAVFGGVEARTTASSAGWRAGALRGVPAGRAVANLLVLAASPMVIGGLVWIALAGPGHHGIGTLPTAACLVYAVGASTLRLARRARARDGPGGTGREE, encoded by the coding sequence GTGGGGGAAGAGCACGAGCGGGGGAGGACCGGGGCCCACGGCCCCCTCCGGTATCTGAGGAGGGCGGCCGCGGCGACCCCCGCGCACCGGGACCGCTACATCGACTTCCTCAGGGCCGTCGCCATCTCGCTCGTGGTCCTCGGGCACTGGCTGGCCGCCGTGATCGTCGCCGACGACGGCGGCGTGCGCGGCGACAACGCCCTCGCCCACCTGGACTGGGCGCAGTCGCTCACCTGGTTCTTCCAGGTCATGCCGGTGTTCTTTCTCGTCGGCGGATACGCCAACGCCGCCTCCATGGACGCGCACCGGCGCAGGGGCGGTGACGGCCCCGGCTGGTTCCTCGGCCGGACCGACCGGCTGCTGCGCCCCACGACCGCGTTCCTGGCGGTGCTGTGGACGACCGCGCTCGCCGCCCGACTCCTGGGTGTGCCGCCGGAGCCGCTGGGACTGGGCGTGTGGGCGGCCTCCATCCCGCTGTGGTTCCTCGCCGCCTACCTGGGCGTGGTCCTGTGCGCCCCGGCGATGGACCACCTGCACCGCCGCCACGGCCTCACGGTGCCCGCGGTGCTCGTCCTCGCCGTCCTCGCGCTCGACGGGCTGCGGCTGGGCGCGGGCCTCCCGCTCGTGGGCCAGGCGAACCACCTCCTGGTGTGGCTGGCCCTGCACCAGCTGGGCTTCGTGTGGCGTGACCGCTGGACGGAGGCACGGCCGGGCGTACCGGCGGCCCTGGCGGCCGGCGGTGTCGGCGCCCTCGTGCTGCTGACCGCCGTCGGCCCCTACCCCGCGAGCATGGTGGACGTGCCCGGGGCCGACCTGGGCAACACCTCGCCTCCGACGTTCGCCCTGCTCGTCCTCGGCCTGACGCAGGCGGCGCTGGTCGTCGCGGTGGCGGCTCCGGTCCGGCGGGCGCTGCGCCGGCGCGGTCCGTGGACGGCGGTCATCGCGGTGAACGCGGTCGTCCTGACACTGTTCCTCTGGCACATGACGGCGGCGGTGCTCACCGGGGCGCTGGTGTACGGCACGGGCCTGTTCCCGCAACCGCCGGTGGACTCGGCGGCGTGGGTGCTGATGCGGATCCCGTGGCTGCTCGCCGTGCTGCCGGTGCTGCTGGTCCTGGTGGCCGTGTTCGGCGGCGTCGAGGCGCGGACGACGGCTTCCAGCGCGGGTTGGCGGGCGGGCGCCCTGCGCGGTGTTCCGGCGGGCAGGGCCGTGGCGAACCTGCTGGTCCTGGCGGCGTCGCCGATGGTGATCGGCGGCCTGGTGTGGATCGCGCTGGCCGGTCCGGGCCACCACGGGATCGGCACGCTGCCCACCGCGGCCTGCCTCGTGTACGCGGTGGGCGCGAGCACGCTGCGTCTGGCGCGGCGGGCCAGGGCCCGTGACGGCCCGGGCGGCACGGGGCGCGAGGAGTAG
- a CDS encoding class I SAM-dependent methyltransferase, with amino-acid sequence MDARTEETRRLWDRRAAALDRWGRTERVALRSSRELLCSGARGRTLEVAVGTGRNLRFYPPGVELTGIDLSPEMLARARRRAEELSRHVTLVEADARNLPFGDGSFDTVLCTLSMCAIPDQDRALAEMYRVLVPGGRLLMVDHIEYTRRPLRWIERRREHPRGLPRDLALAAGFAVGHHDRLFFGLVERMVAHRPA; translated from the coding sequence ATGGACGCGCGAACCGAAGAGACACGCAGGCTGTGGGACCGGCGGGCGGCGGCGCTCGACCGCTGGGGCAGGACCGAGCGCGTGGCGCTCCGGAGCAGCCGCGAGCTGCTCTGCTCGGGCGCCCGGGGACGCACCCTCGAAGTGGCGGTCGGCACCGGGCGCAACCTGCGGTTCTACCCGCCGGGCGTGGAGCTGACCGGGATCGACCTGAGCCCGGAGATGCTGGCCAGGGCCCGGCGGCGGGCCGAGGAGCTCAGCCGCCACGTCACCCTGGTGGAGGCCGACGCCCGGAACCTGCCCTTCGGCGACGGCTCCTTCGACACCGTGCTGTGCACCCTGTCGATGTGCGCGATCCCCGACCAGGACCGCGCCCTCGCCGAGATGTACCGGGTGCTGGTCCCGGGCGGCCGGCTGCTCATGGTCGACCACATCGAGTACACCCGGCGCCCGCTGCGATGGATCGAGCGGCGGCGCGAGCACCCCCGGGGACTGCCCCGGGACCTGGCCCTGGCGGCCGGCTTCGCGGTCGGCCACCACGACCGCCTGTTCTTCGGGCTGGTCGAGCGGATGGTCGCCCACCGGCCCGCCTGA
- a CDS encoding RNA polymerase sigma factor SigF, with protein MPDRARARQLFERLNELDADSAERRRIRDELVELHLPLVEYLARRFRNRGEWLDDLTQVATIGLIKSIDRFDLERGVEFSTYATPTIVGEIKRHFRDKGWAVRVPRRLQELKLSLTKAVSDLSQREGRSPTVAELAAHLQMTEEEVLEGLESANAYSTVSLDAPDSGDEDAPAVADSLGIVDESLEGVEYRESLKPLLEQLPPREKRILLLRFFGNMTQSQIAQELGISQMHVSRLLARTLAQLRQALTTDD; from the coding sequence GTGCCCGACCGGGCCCGCGCGAGACAGTTGTTCGAGCGCCTGAACGAACTCGATGCCGACTCGGCCGAACGGCGCCGGATCCGTGACGAGCTCGTCGAACTCCACCTGCCCTTGGTGGAGTATCTGGCCCGCAGGTTCCGCAACCGCGGCGAGTGGCTGGACGACCTCACCCAGGTGGCGACGATCGGGCTGATCAAGTCCATCGACCGCTTCGACCTGGAACGCGGCGTCGAGTTCTCCACGTATGCCACCCCGACGATCGTCGGGGAGATCAAGCGCCACTTCCGGGACAAGGGCTGGGCGGTGCGGGTGCCCCGCCGCCTCCAGGAGCTCAAGCTCTCGCTCACCAAGGCGGTGAGCGACCTGTCCCAGCGGGAGGGCCGCTCCCCCACGGTGGCGGAGCTGGCCGCCCACCTGCAGATGACCGAGGAGGAGGTGCTGGAGGGCCTGGAGTCCGCCAACGCCTACTCGACGGTCTCACTGGACGCGCCCGACAGCGGGGACGAGGACGCGCCCGCGGTCGCCGACTCGCTCGGCATCGTGGACGAGTCCCTGGAGGGCGTGGAGTACCGGGAGTCGCTGAAACCGCTCCTGGAACAGCTGCCACCGAGGGAGAAGCGCATCCTGTTGCTGCGCTTCTTCGGCAACATGACGCAGTCACAGATCGCCCAGGAGCTGGGGATCTCCCAGATGCACGTCTCACGTCTGCTGGCCCGCACCCTGGCGCAGCTGCGCCAGGCGCTGACCACGGACGACTGA
- a CDS encoding GNAT family N-acetyltransferase → MIRPARPDDVPAIFRMIGDLAEYEKEPESVTATEDDIRAALFGPEPAAFCHVAEHTGEDGSVEHAGFALWFHTFSTWTGKRGIHLEDLFVHPHLRGHGYGLALLRELAALCVERGYTRLEWAVLDWNEPAIRFYDSLGSSSLDEWTDRRLDGAALAALGAGTG, encoded by the coding sequence ATGATCCGTCCTGCCCGTCCCGACGACGTCCCCGCCATCTTCCGCATGATCGGGGACCTGGCGGAGTACGAGAAGGAGCCCGAGTCGGTCACCGCCACCGAGGACGACATCCGCGCGGCCCTGTTCGGCCCCGAGCCGGCCGCGTTCTGCCACGTCGCGGAGCACACCGGCGAGGACGGCTCCGTCGAACACGCCGGGTTCGCGCTGTGGTTCCACACCTTCTCCACGTGGACCGGCAAGCGCGGCATCCACTTGGAGGACCTGTTCGTCCACCCGCACCTGCGCGGCCACGGCTACGGCCTGGCGCTGCTCAGGGAGCTCGCGGCGCTGTGCGTCGAACGCGGCTACACCCGGTTGGAGTGGGCGGTTCTCGACTGGAACGAGCCCGCGATCAGGTTCTACGACTCGCTGGGCTCCTCCTCGTTGGACGAGTGGACGGACCGTCGCCTGGACGGGGCCGCACTCGCCGCGCTGGGCGCCGGAACGGGTTGA
- a CDS encoding ATP-binding protein yields the protein MTEETAVPTADAIGVRDAVTVNMPADSAYLSVLRTATAGLAARLDFTLDEIEDLRIGVDEACAMLLAQALPGTDLTTEFELTPEGMRISVSVHTADGRLPARDTFAWTVLSALAGDVDAGVGPDDSVYIVLYKRRGTLESA from the coding sequence GTGACCGAAGAAACCGCTGTGCCCACGGCCGACGCCATCGGCGTCCGGGACGCTGTCACCGTCAACATGCCCGCGGACAGCGCGTATCTGTCCGTGCTGCGGACGGCGACGGCGGGACTGGCCGCACGCCTCGACTTCACCCTCGACGAGATCGAGGACCTGAGGATCGGGGTCGACGAGGCGTGCGCGATGCTCCTCGCCCAGGCGCTGCCCGGCACAGATCTGACCACGGAATTTGAACTCACCCCTGAGGGGATGCGCATCTCCGTCTCGGTCCACACCGCTGACGGACGCCTTCCCGCCCGCGACACCTTCGCCTGGACCGTCCTGTCCGCACTCGCGGGAGACGTCGACGCGGGGGTCGGTCCGGACGACAGCGTCTACATCGTCCTGTACAAGCGCCGCGGCACCCTGGAGTCGGCGTGA